A window from Argopecten irradians isolate NY chromosome 3, Ai_NY, whole genome shotgun sequence encodes these proteins:
- the LOC138319130 gene encoding lysophosphatidylserine lipase ABHD12-like, with amino-acid sequence MSSTRKRKQSPVKIQTVHKEEEPEEEVQVLNTDVVKGSGPVLPGWLWRLILLSMKVTLGFLFCLHVLTPVLILTNPWIQSKAVFLNNFRWPPFIDVTKPDEFGLGHSVRNFYLQVEEHSRVGVWHLIPQSEAEVEFSQYENLLKDGKPIFLYLHGTSGSRAGWHRVQLYKLLVSMGFHVIAFDYRGWADSVGVPTEDGVVADGYFMYKWIKLVYFLWGHSLRTANTPVFLWGHSLGTAITTKLAKMLCEKGEEPLGVILESPFTNIREAASKHPFTAPFRMLPWFEAVFLDTIDQNNISFTTDKNIAHVTTPLLILHAEDDKVVPFELGEKLYGIASETRPTNSGPLDFVSFNASYGYGHKLIFMAPELPSIISKFVDTCEEEKTTQ; translated from the exons ATGTCAAGTACTCGGAAAAGAAAACAGTCTCCAGTGAAAATACAAACGGTGCACAAAGAAGAAGAACCGGAAGAAGAGGTTCAGGTGTTGAACACTGATGTAGTGAAGGGATCTGGACCAGTCTTACCAGG ATGGTTATGGAGACTAATTCTACTCTCCATGAAGGTGACCTTGggatttttgttttgtcttcATGTACTTACTCCAGTACTTATCCTGACAAATCCTTGGATACAATCCAAAGCTGTGTTCCTCAATAACT TCCGATGGCCCCCGTTTATAGACGTTACGAAGCCAGACGAGTTTGGTCTAGGGCACTCTGTCAGGAACTTCTACTTACAGGTAGAGGAACACAGTAGAGTGGGAGTTTG GCATTTGATTCCCCAGTCAGAAGCTGAAGTAGAGTTTAGCCAGTATGAAAACTTACTCAAAGATGGTAAACCTATCTTCCTTTATCTTCATGGAACATCAGGATCAAG AGCTGGCTGGCACAGAGTACAGCTGTACAAACTTCTGGTTTCCATGGGCTTCCATGTCATAGCCTTTGACTATAGAG GTTGGGCCGACTCGGTGGGAGTGCCTACTGAGGATGGGGTAGTAGCTGATGGCTACTTTATGTACAAGTGGATAAAACTTGTGTATTTTTTATGGGGACACTCTCTCAGGACTGC TAACACACCTGTATTTTTGTGGGGACACTCTCTCGGGACTGC AATTACAACTAAGTTGGCAAAGATGCTGTGTGAGAAAG GTGAGGAACCTCTGGGTGTGATACTGGAATCTCCATTTACTAATATAAGGGAAGCTGCCTCCAAACATCCATTCACAGCT CCCTTCCGAATGCTGCCATGGTTTGAAGCTGTGTTCCTGGACACCATTGATCAGAATAATATTAGTTTCACCACAGACAAAAA CATTGCTCACGTGACAACACCTCTACTGATACTGCATGCTGAAGATGATAAAGTTGTGCCGTTTGAGTTAGGGGAAAAG CTGTATGGCATTGCATCAGAGACACGTCCAACCAACAGTGGTCCACTGGACTTTGTCTCCTTCAATGCTAGCTATGGATACGGACACAAGCTCATCTTCATGGCTCCAGAGCTACCCAGCATTATCAG CAAATTTGTAGACACATGTGAGGAAGAAAAGACTACCCAGTAA